A stretch of Gossypium hirsutum isolate 1008001.06 chromosome A06, Gossypium_hirsutum_v2.1, whole genome shotgun sequence DNA encodes these proteins:
- the LOC107962514 gene encoding putative F-box/kelch-repeat protein At2g29800, with translation MSGDTSDSSSYFDGREPDGLIRALVQKWPDTDGKMTLGLRFIDLEMNKVFIKAMPPDAPSGSTAVSCGNHVYVIGGMHENEANFRGYDGVNDVFQLDLKDLERGWRKTTSMLFPWAFPPVLAAEGKIYVFEYWGSESFGEVYDISGDFWETLSPPPEAIDICVPVLDSSRSRILVHCHAGDTVYAYYYDRKSWVCLEQKFCYWSDSATIVDDVLYTVLDNYSCSLEAYNLLDKKHLPVKWSSAVPVTPPQGCTLYRLGSGKLILGWVNHLHTFEYIRFNIWCNEQGGIHVAAEHQSAIIVPYPKDICNLWFF, from the coding sequence ATGAGCGGCGATACTAGTGATTCCTCCAGTTACTTTGATGGGCGAGAGCCAGATGGACTGATCAGGGCCCTCGTCCAGAAATGGCCGGATACCGATGGTAAAATGACGCTCGGTTTGCGCTTTATTGATCTGGAAATGAATAAAGTCTTTATTAAGGCGATGCCACCTGATGCTCCTTCAGGTTCCACTGCCGTTTCCTGTGGCAACCACGTTTACGTTATTGGGGGAATGCACGAAAATGAAGCTAATTTTCGTGGTTATGATGGAGTAAACGATGTTTTCCAATTAGATTTGAAGGACCTTGAACGTGGGTGGAGAAAAACTACTTCTATGTTGTTCCCTTGGGCTTTTCCCCCGGTTCTTGCTGCTGAAGGAAAGATATACGTCTTCGAATATTGGGGTTCTGAATCTTTTGGCGAGGTTTACGATATAAGTGGGGATTTTTGGGAAACATTGTCGCCCCCTCCGGAAGCTATCGATATATGTGTTCCTGTTCTAGATTCTTCCCGATCTCGGATTTTGGTGCACTGCCATGCCGGTGATACTGTTTACGCTTATTACTATGATCGTAAATCATgggtttgcctcgaacaaaaatTTTGTTACTGGTCTGACTCAGCGACAATTGTGGACGATGTGCTGTATACTGTCCTTGATAATTATTCTTGTTCTTTGGAGGCGTATAATTTGCTTGATAAGAAACATTTGCCCGTCAAATGGTCATCGGCAGTTCCAGTGACTCCACCACAGGGTTGCACTCTGTATCGTTTGGGCAGTGGCAAGCTTATTTTGGGTTGGGTCAACCATCTCCATACTTTCGAGTATATAAGATTTAATATTTGGTGCAACGAGCAGGGAGGGATTCATGTAGCTGCAGAGCATCAATCTGCCATCATTGTTCCATATCCCAAAGATATTTGTAATTTATGGTTCTTCTGA